The sequence below is a genomic window from Pseudobdellovibrionaceae bacterium.
CATTCGCTATGTCTTTGTAGCTAAAAAGTACGAAATCAAAAGCTACACTCAAGATCACAGCTTATCGGTTCAAGAGGCCTAAGCGGCTTCTTCTTAACAGGCTTTTTATTGCCGCAGTCCTTTTGTTAAAAGACACCAGCACTCTTTTGTGCTGGTGTTTCGAGATTAAAATTTATCCAATAGCTCTGTTTAAGGATCTGTTCGTTCATAAACGGAACGCCAGATTTGTGTTGGGGAGCAAAACTCTTAAAGAGTTCCTCCCCTATCTTTAGACCAAAATTTTTTAGAATATTTTTTTATCGGCAGAGTAGTTTCCTGGGCCAAATGCCAAGAAGACTAAAGATAAACAAAAGTAAAGAGCGGCTAATTCATAAGAAGATCCCGCACCTACGAAGGGATCACCATTGACCAAAATGTGAAATCCCGCAGCCACGATCATAGTGGCTAAAATTCCTAACGAAGCCAAAGGAAAGAGTAACCCTAAAATCCAAGCTAAACCTCCGCCAAATTCTGAAAATGCAGCTAAAAATTGAAAGACACCAGGAATACTTGAATCCGCTCCCATCCAATTAAAGGGAGATTGAATTTTACCCCATCCATGCAACATCATAGCTAATCCTGCCACCACTCTTAAAATCAAAAGCACTGCAGACGGTGCCGTATGGTAAGACTTCACTTTAAAATAAGACTTCACACTCATGCTCTTTTCTCCTCACATCTTGTGATTATTAAATTCTTCATTTCAAGTATCTATGTCCTTTTTAAGATGAGCAAGAGTAAACTCATATTCTATATATAAAATGGGTGCCCCACTCTTATAAAAGTGCTAAAATGGCTTAATGTCGATTCTAAAAAGTGACTTCGCACAACAACTTCTGGCAAAACTCAATGTTTATTACTTTACCATTGCAGGCCAAATATTACCCGAAGTGGCGGCTCAACAGGCTCTTCGACGTTTTATGACTCCACCTAAAACCCAGCGCGGCCCCACAGAAACGCACTTTTGGGATAGTGCTGATCGAGTGCCACTCCCCAGTGGTCTTGATGCTAGAAGCTTTGGTAGTCCTCAAGACCCCGAAGTGTGGGTGGTGCATGGTTGGGGTTCACGCAGCTCTGTTTTGCGCAATATCATCGAAGCCTTAGTCATTCAAAACTATTACGTGATCGCATGGGATGCTCCCGCGCATGGCAGAAACCCACAACGCACCACCAATATGTTGCAAGTCGCCACATTGCTACAAAAAGACCTCTCTATTGTGGGAAAGCCTGAAGTGACTCTTATTGGACATTCCTTTGGCGCAGGAGCATGCGCTTATGTGGCTTCAAGACATGATCAGGTCACCAAACTGATCACCATTGGTGGTGTGCCTGACATCAGAAAAGTGATTTTTAATTTTTGGAAAAGAATCCAGCTCCCACTCCAAGCTCAAAAGCACTTTATAGATAGGGTCGAGAACACCTTTGGCATTACTCCATTAGAACTCAGTCCCATTCATTTTTACCCTCAGGTGAAAGCCAAGTGGTTACTTATTCATGATAAAAATGACGAGGATGTAGATTTTAAAGGGATAGAACGATTTATGAGCCTCAAACCTTCTATACAATTTTTAATTACAGAAAATTTAGGCCACTATAAAATTTTAAAAAATACTTGGGTGATCACCAAGATCATTCAATTTTTAAGAACGGGTACAATCAGTTAAAGTTTCGCACCAGTTTGTACATTCCACAAAGAATGATAGATTCCTTCGGCTTTTAAAAGCTTGGTATGCCCACCCTCTTCCAAAATCTGACCTTCTTCTAAGACCAAAATTCTATCACAATTGATCACAGTAGATAAACGATGGGCAATGATCAGTGTGGTTTTATTTTTTAATATCCCTTGGAGATTCAATTGCAAATTGGCCTCTGTCACATTGTCCACAGCACTGGTGGCTTCATCTAAAACTAAAATGGGGCTATCTGCTAACAACGCACGCGCAATAGATAGTCTTTGCTTCTGCCCCCCAGAAAGCCGCTGCCCTCTTTCACCTACAATTGTATTATAACCCTCAGAAAGAGTAAGAATAAAATCATGAATGCACGCCGTCTTACATACTTCGTACACTTCATCAGGGGTTGCTGAGGGTTTAACAAACATTAAGTTTTCTAAAATAGAACCATGAAACAAATAAACATCTTGTCCCACCACTGAAATCACTGACCTTAACGATTGTAAGTCATAATCTCTGAGTGGTTTTTTATCTAAGGTGATCTCTCCTAAATCTGGGTCATAGAATCTTTGTAAAAGTTTAACCAACGAGCTTTTGCCAGAACCCGTTGCCCCCACAATACCTATAGACTCTCCATGGTGAATCTTAAGATTAAAATCGGAAAGGATAGGTTCGCTGGCGTTATACGCAAAATTTACGTTTTTAAACTCGATTTCACCTTTTACATTTGAACCGTGGGCCATATAAAACCCGTTTTTCATATCAATGGGCTGGGACAACAGTTCAAAAATTCGACTGACACTAGCCATCGCTCTTTGGAACAAATCTAAAGTTTGACCTAAACGAGTCAGTGGCCAAAGAAGTCTTTGAATCATAAAGATCATCACCGAATAGGTTCCCACATCTATTTTTCCCTGCAAGGCTAAGTGTCCACCCACCAGCAAAGTCATTAAAAATCCCACCATCACTAACATGCGGATCAATGGAGTAAATAAAGAACTGATATAAATCGCTTTTTCATTAGCCTTGTAGTATTCCATAGAAAGTGCGTTAAGTTTCTCATAACTTTCATTTTCTTTGGCAAAACTTTTAATCGTACTCATCCCTTGCAAATTGTTATTCAACTCACTGGTTAAAAGCCCTACGCGGTCCCTGACTGTTCTATAAAGCGGGGTAAGGAATCTTTGAAACCAAATCCCACCATACACAATCAACGGCATAGTGATAAAACTGAGCAAGGCCATATAAGGGCTCTTTACAAAGTAAAGTGTTCCAATAGCAAGTACTGTCACTGTGATTTGAATAAGATCATTGATCCCCACATCCAAAAATCTTTCCAGTTGGTTCACATCATCGTTAATGATCGAAATGATATTTCCTGACTGTTGCTTTTCAAAAAATCTTTGATCCATCTTTAAGACGTGAGCATAACTTTCCATGCGCACTTTATGTTGAATGACTTGTGCCAGATACTTCCATTTGACTGAAAACAAATATTCAAACAAAGATTCAAACACCCAAATCACAACCGTTAAAACCGCAAGTGCCATCAACTGCTCAAATTGCGTGTAGCCCATAAGTTGGCCCATAAAAGATTGCTCTTCTTTGACCACAGTATCCACTGCTAGACCAATCAGTACAGGAGGGAACAAATCGAAAATTTTATTTAAAATTGAAAAGATGACAGCCCAGATGACCGTCAATTTATACTCACCCGCATAAGAGTAAAGCTCCATCAAGGTTTTAAATTGCGATTTGTCTGTTTTTTCCATACTCACTTTTACCTGCTACCACTTCTAAATTTTCATCTTCTTCTGATTCCGTATCAAAAAATCATGACACTTTTTGTGCTTACCTAAAACCTTTTGCACATACGCTTCTGCATTTTTTTGGCTTATATCCTGAGACTCTAACCATAAGTCCTCAAAAATCAACCTTGTGGCACCCAGTGCCGCCGAAGGGAATGCTCCATCCTCGACCTCACCAAAACCCACAATTAAAAACCTTTGAAACAGGTCTTTGATGGCACGTGAATACTCAGGCTCTAAAAGCTTACCTTTCAGACCTGTGATGTCTTTGATCTCCTTAGTCGATAACGGAGAATTCGATTCCAATTCATCTAAAATCTGTTGCGCTGATTGGGATAGAGTGGGGTTGAGGTTATATCTCCCCCATACAAGTAAGTTCTTAAACAGCTCACGGGAAAAAAATGTGGCACGGTTTTGATACCACTTAGAATACACCACTTCACCCTCTGCAGATAACTCTTTCATCAGCGCCCAGAGCATGAACACACTGTTATCCCCATCATCAGTCCATTCCCATCGCATTTCTTTTTTAGGAAAAAGTTCACTCCACAAAGAAAGGGGTTCAATTTGATTTTTTACAGGAAAAACCAATAAGATCCCTTGTCTATTGATGGCCTCAATAGCTTTTTCTTTGCGAGATTTTCGTGCCATAAAATACAGGTTCCTGTGAATGATTTATAAATTATACCGTTATAAAAGGTATAATTTGACTTCTGGTGGTTTTCAACAGTAAATCACCACTAATTAGCGCCGCAAGAGCTTTGTCCCTTACAAAACCCTCTTTAACGTTGATTATAAACAACTTAAACGAGGATCTTTTGTCATGAAATCTTTTTCTGATTTTCAATTCCCTATGCCTGTTCAACAGACATTACAAAAATTAAACTTTACTACAACAACCGAAATTCAAAACGAAGCACTTCCCTACGCCTTTGGTGAACAAGACTTAGTCGCTTGCGCTCAAACAGGCTCAGGAAAAACCTTAGCTTACAGTCTTCCCTTATTGACTAAACTTTTTGAATCCCCAGAAAAAGGCGGGTTGATCCTTGCCCCAAGCAGAGAACTTGCCCAACAGATTGCTGGCGTCATTCGACCTTTTGTCGAAAACACCAGAAATTTAAAAATGTCTGTCATTGTCGGTGGCACAGACATGATCAGACAAGTTCGTTCTTTAAAACGCAACCCACACATCATTGTCGCTACACCTGGACGTCTTAATGATCATTTGCGCCGCAGGACTGTAAACCTTAAAAACTTTGAATATCTGATCTTAGACGAAGGTGACCGCATGTTAGACATGGGATTTGCACCTCAACTTGAAGAGATCTTTAAATATCTACCAGAAAAAAGATACACCATGCTGTTCACAGCCACTTTGCCAAGTAAGGTTAAAGCTTTAATCAAAGATTATTTGTACCAACCCAAAGAGATCATCATTGGGCCACGCTCTCAGCCTGTTTCTCAGATTAAACAAAAAGTGATCTTTGCAAAAAAACAAAATAAAGAGTCCTTACTTATGGACGAGCTGAATCGTCGCGAAGGTTCTGTCATTATCTTTTCTAAAACTAAAGTTAAAACTGACAAACTTGCAGATCAACTCAATGAATATGGATTTAACGCCCTTAAAATTCATGGAGACCGAACTCAAGGCCAGAGAAATCGCGCCATTGAAAACTTTAAAAATAATAAATCACGCATTCTTTGCGCTACCGATGTGGTGGCCAGAGGCTTAGATATTCCACAAGTCCGACACGTCATTAACTTTGACCTCCCCATGATGGACGAAGACTTCGTTCATAGAGTAGGAAGAACTGGCAGGAATGGAGCCAGCGGAGATGCTCTGAGCTTTGTGACTCCAGCTGAAGTGTCTCAGTGGAGAAAGATCGCTAAAAGATATAAACTGAGCGAAGTCGAAACTGAAGAGCATTTTGCACAAAGCCAGGAAGACCAATCTTCAGGATATGATTCTCGCTCTAGAAATTCTCGCCCCTCTAGAAATAGAAAAAGTGTACGCACACACGCCAAGAGACAAGGTGACTCATCAGAAAGAAGAGCCGACCGCCGAGGACAACAAGAGGGCCGATCTGAAGGTAAAACATCAGGCTCACGGAGCAAGAAAAAGTCTTCTCAGCGTAACGCTAAATCGGCTGCATCAGCAGGTAAATCTGGCTTTAAAGGCAAGAAGTCTAAATCCACAAAACGTCCTTCAAACAAGGGATCTAAGCGTTTCCGTGGCAAAAAACGATAAAATAGCCACCTGCTTTGTCTCTTAGTTTTCATCTTTGAGCCTTTTTGTATCAAGGTTCCGTTATAGTCTTTAACGTGCCTTTCCATAATCCATTAAACATTTTGCAATTTATGCCCCTCGAAGTAGCATTTTGGCGGGGGTTTTATGGGTTTTTTTGGAAAAGATACAATTTGCTCGAGTTTTCGCTTCAAGGCACCACACACGTTTCACCTTTTAAGCCGACTTTTCTGGCCCTCCACAGACCGTAAACGTGGCTTTGCACTATTGCTCATTCTAAGTGCAATAGTGGCTCTTACAAGCTTTCATGTCCCCACAGCTCATGCCGTGGTTTTTGGAATGGATGACCGCACAGAAATCTACAATAGCCCCACACTGAATCGAGAAGTTTCACCCGCTATTGCTCTTTTGGTTTCACCTGTTTTTCTAATATCTGATCCCTTAGGATTCTTAATGGACTTCCCCAAAATTTCAGACAGTAGTGAAGTGGCTTTGTGTAAAGGCGAGCGTTTTTATGGCCAGCCCACTGCAAGTGTCAGCTGCACAGGTTTTTTAGTGGCTAGTGACCTATTGATCACAGCAGGTCATTGTATGACCCACTATAACACCACCATCACCAATGGCATGACTCCTCAGTGTTCTGATTTCAAATGGGCCTTTGATTATAAATATGAAAATGCAGCAAAACCTTTATCGGCATTGATCTCAACAGAAAACATCGCAAACTGTAAAGAGGTCATCTATGCCAACTTTATGTACGAAATGAATGATCCTAGTGATTCATCTAAAACCATTCATGGCGAAGACATTGCGCTGATCCGACTGGATCGTCATATTCATCGCCCAGCACTCAAGGTTCAAACTTTAGTGAAGCAAAATGAAACTATTGCGACTGTTGGACATCCCACAGGCTTACCACAAAAAGCCACTCTTAATGGTCGCGTATTAGATACAACCACTCATCCGTACTATTTCACCATGAACTTAGATGTCTTTGGAGGAAATAGTGGTAGTCCTATTTTAAATTCAAAGAACGAAGCCATTGGTGTCATTGTGAGAGCGTTTCCTTCTTTAGACTATATCTATTCAGAAAAAGATCAGTGCTCGCGTCCCAATAAATGCACCCCAGACCTTAAAACCTGTGATGACAAAGATGAAAAGGAAGGAACTGTCATGTACTCTCATGGCCAGTTTATCAGTAACGAAATTCTTGAGCTTATTAAAAACAACGCCCAACCCCTTTAGGGCTGAGCGTTCATCCGTTGCTTGTGAGTAAAAGTTTGAGTGACGATGGTAGTTCTCAACCAAAAGTTTTAGTGACGATGATACTCCTCAACCATTTGCCTTTGTTCTTCCCTGAGCTGTGCCAGCACTCTTGAGATGAACACTTCTGCGGGATTCGTCACATCGGGCAGTTTAGTCAGTCTTGACGATCTATTAAATAGAAACCGACCCGAGAAATAGTAAAATAAATAAGCAGTTAAAAAACCCGTCACTGACAGGCTCAACCACAACACATAATCCCCAGTAGCGTTCATAAACAAATAGCCCGTGTAAACAGAGGATAAGATGGCCAAAACAACTAAGGTTGGTATCAAAACCAAGAACATTCCAGCTACGATGTAACGGAATACCTCTTTAAAGGTTAATCTATACACAAACCTTCTGAGATCATAGGTCAAAGTATCAAGGGCAAAGACCTTTAACCGATCTATGATCTCATCATATTTTGAATCAAACTTATAAATTGGCGTTTTCATCAGATTTTACTTTCCTTCTTTTTCTTGGCTTACACTGAACATATCATTCTTACTGCGCTAGTCCTTACACACCCTTACGGTGTCAAGCGCCTTCTTTGCTTACGCAGAACTTATCGTTCTTACCTTTTACTTCACATTTTTATAGATCTAGCGTCTACGAGCTATAAAAGCACCCAACACAAAACCCACTGCAACGGCACCAAGAGCTGTATGAACAGGATATTTTTGAGCCATTTCAATAGACTTATCAGCTAAATCTGAAGAAGCTCTTTTTACTTTATCCGAAATCTGATTTAAGTTCTCTGCCACAGCAGAAAATTTTTCTTCTGCTTTATCATACACTTCTTCTGCCTTTCTATGGGCTCCGTTCATTGTGCTTTTGATTTCTTCTTTTGTAGATGTTGCCATTTTGACCTCCTATTTAATGGTTAATGCAACCGTTTGGTTTATAATTTTTCAATTATTCTCAACTTCTAT
It includes:
- a CDS encoding serine protease codes for the protein MALTSFHVPTAHAVVFGMDDRTEIYNSPTLNREVSPAIALLVSPVFLISDPLGFLMDFPKISDSSEVALCKGERFYGQPTASVSCTGFLVASDLLITAGHCMTHYNTTITNGMTPQCSDFKWAFDYKYENAAKPLSALISTENIANCKEVIYANFMYEMNDPSDSSKTIHGEDIALIRLDRHIHRPALKVQTLVKQNETIATVGHPTGLPQKATLNGRVLDTTTHPYYFTMNLDVFGGNSGSPILNSKNEAIGVIVRAFPSLDYIYSEKDQCSRPNKCTPDLKTCDDKDEKEGTVMYSHGQFISNEILELIKNNAQPL
- a CDS encoding alpha/beta hydrolase; translation: MSILKSDFAQQLLAKLNVYYFTIAGQILPEVAAQQALRRFMTPPKTQRGPTETHFWDSADRVPLPSGLDARSFGSPQDPEVWVVHGWGSRSSVLRNIIEALVIQNYYVIAWDAPAHGRNPQRTTNMLQVATLLQKDLSIVGKPEVTLIGHSFGAGACAYVASRHDQVTKLITIGGVPDIRKVIFNFWKRIQLPLQAQKHFIDRVENTFGITPLELSPIHFYPQVKAKWLLIHDKNDEDVDFKGIERFMSLKPSIQFLITENLGHYKILKNTWVITKIIQFLRTGTIS
- a CDS encoding DoxX family protein gives rise to the protein MSVKSYFKVKSYHTAPSAVLLILRVVAGLAMMLHGWGKIQSPFNWMGADSSIPGVFQFLAAFSEFGGGLAWILGLLFPLASLGILATMIVAAGFHILVNGDPFVGAGSSYELAALYFCLSLVFLAFGPGNYSADKKIF
- a CDS encoding DEAD/DEAH box helicase; this translates as MKSFSDFQFPMPVQQTLQKLNFTTTTEIQNEALPYAFGEQDLVACAQTGSGKTLAYSLPLLTKLFESPEKGGLILAPSRELAQQIAGVIRPFVENTRNLKMSVIVGGTDMIRQVRSLKRNPHIIVATPGRLNDHLRRRTVNLKNFEYLILDEGDRMLDMGFAPQLEEIFKYLPEKRYTMLFTATLPSKVKALIKDYLYQPKEIIIGPRSQPVSQIKQKVIFAKKQNKESLLMDELNRREGSVIIFSKTKVKTDKLADQLNEYGFNALKIHGDRTQGQRNRAIENFKNNKSRILCATDVVARGLDIPQVRHVINFDLPMMDEDFVHRVGRTGRNGASGDALSFVTPAEVSQWRKIAKRYKLSEVETEEHFAQSQEDQSSGYDSRSRNSRPSRNRKSVRTHAKRQGDSSERRADRRGQQEGRSEGKTSGSRSKKKSSQRNAKSAASAGKSGFKGKKSKSTKRPSNKGSKRFRGKKR
- a CDS encoding ABC transporter ATP-binding protein/permease, translated to MEKTDKSQFKTLMELYSYAGEYKLTVIWAVIFSILNKIFDLFPPVLIGLAVDTVVKEEQSFMGQLMGYTQFEQLMALAVLTVVIWVFESLFEYLFSVKWKYLAQVIQHKVRMESYAHVLKMDQRFFEKQQSGNIISIINDDVNQLERFLDVGINDLIQITVTVLAIGTLYFVKSPYMALLSFITMPLIVYGGIWFQRFLTPLYRTVRDRVGLLTSELNNNLQGMSTIKSFAKENESYEKLNALSMEYYKANEKAIYISSLFTPLIRMLVMVGFLMTLLVGGHLALQGKIDVGTYSVMIFMIQRLLWPLTRLGQTLDLFQRAMASVSRIFELLSQPIDMKNGFYMAHGSNVKGEIEFKNVNFAYNASEPILSDFNLKIHHGESIGIVGATGSGKSSLVKLLQRFYDPDLGEITLDKKPLRDYDLQSLRSVISVVGQDVYLFHGSILENLMFVKPSATPDEVYEVCKTACIHDFILTLSEGYNTIVGERGQRLSGGQKQRLSIARALLADSPILVLDEATSAVDNVTEANLQLNLQGILKNKTTLIIAHRLSTVINCDRILVLEEGQILEEGGHTKLLKAEGIYHSLWNVQTGAKL